A stretch of Lactuca sativa cultivar Salinas chromosome 6, Lsat_Salinas_v11, whole genome shotgun sequence DNA encodes these proteins:
- the LOC111914136 gene encoding root allergen protein: protein MAVITVELEVASSYPASKLFKVFSEFDTLAPKLEPETYKAVDIIQGDGGVGTIKTITYGDAVPFTSSKHKVDSVDVSNYSSAYTIFEGDVLMGIVESANHHVKFVPSSDGGSVYKHTVVFTCKGDNTVPEETINLMKEGFKKSFKGFEAYAIAHPEAY, encoded by the exons ATGGCTGTTATTACTGTCGAGCTCGAGGTTGCTTCCTCATATCCTGCttccaaacttttcaaggtcTTTAGTGAGTTCGATACCCTTGCACCTAAACTTGAACCTGAAACATACAAAGCCGTCGATATCATCCAAGGTGATGGTGGTGTTGGAACGATCAAAACCATTACATACGGTGATG CTGTCCCATTCACAAGCTCAAAGCACAAGGTTGATTCAGTTGACGTAAGCAACTATAGCTCAGCATACACCATCTTTGAAGGCGATGTCTTAATGGGCATAGTAGAATCTGCCAATCATCATGTAAAGTTTGTACCTTCTTCTGATGGAGGATCCGTATACAAGCACACAGTGGTGTTTACCTGCAAAGGTGACAATACTGTACCTGAGGAAACTATCAACCTTATGAAAGAAGGATTTAAGAAGAGCTTTAAGGGGTTTGAAGCCTACGCCATTGCTCATCCTGAAGCGTACTGA